The Ziziphus jujuba cultivar Dongzao chromosome 12, ASM3175591v1 sequence GTAGTTCAAGCCAAAAAGGTTGttcatttctcttttcttttgtcATGTAATGTCTAACCAACCAAGTTTCTATGCTTATTAAGTCCACTTTCCAGCATCCAAGTTGACCTCTCTTAGTTTTCTTGTTTGATTGGATATTGTAAGCTTGATGAGATGCTTGAAAAGCAAggaaccaaaattgacaaggtGCTCAACTTTGCAATTGAAGATTCAATACTGGAAGAGAGGATCACAGGTCGATGGATACACCCTTCAAGTGGTAGATCCTACCACACCAAATTTGCACCCCCCAAAGTCGCTGGTGTTGATGATGTATGTATATTGGTATTAGTTTTTTTATCCCTCTTCTTCATCATTTTGTAAAtagcaataaaatttttatcctGTTGTTAGAGTTCTGCTATTAGGAattcttattttccttttttgggttaCTAAATGAAAGGTCACCGGAGAGCCTCTGATTCAACGAAAAGATGATACTGCAGAAGTTCTTAAGTCAAGGCTGGAGGCATTTCACAAGCAAACTCAGCCGGTATGCTTCATTCTTTGGTTTGAGAtactatgtttttctttttagttaacTTCATTGCTGAAACATACTAATGTTtagaatttcataaatattttcatggtGAAGACCGTCTTGTAGTATTTCTTTCAATATCTAAAACTTTgtgcattttcaaatttttaatagcCCTGATGCTCTGTGTTCACAAATTTACACTCATTGCTTTTGATGTGTTTGCTTGATCTTTGCCATATTCTACTAAATTTCCCATTGCTGATTTTGAGCTGCAGGTTATTGATTATTATGCAAATAAAGGTGTAATATCCCAATTGCATGCAGAGAAACCTCCTAAGGAGGTAACCATTGAAGTTCATAAGGTTCTTTCTTCGTAAAAAATGAGATCACTTTTGAGTTGCCTACATTGGACTGGTCTTATCTTTGATTTTCCCTCTATTCGTAGAAAATGAGATCCTTTTGCGTTGCCCACACTGGACTGGACTGGTCTTATCTTTGATTTTCCCTCTAGACTTTCCAACAATTTACAAGGTTGACGAGATGAAATCCAAATTCTgatgttttcatttttgtaacAATTGCAATAAACAATTTTCATCCACCTTTGATTTTCCCTCTAGACTTTCTAACAATTTACAAAGTCGAAGAGAAATCCAAATTCTGATGTTCTCATTGGTGTACCAATTGCAATAAACAATTTTGATCCACCCcacctacaaataaaaactcatccaaaaaacaaaaatcaagacAGAAACACTGGGACTAGCTTTGTGTGGACCCTCTTCCAAAGGAAAAGAGCCCTCCAAAAATTACCGTATGCCACTATCTGCGGCGAGCACACGGTATTCTTTAGTAAAAGGCGAAAGAATAGTTCGCTCTGTGCTCACCGCGTGGCTGCGTGGTTTGATAAGTTTTCGCTGCTCTCAATTATACAAGTCCGGAAAACCTCGGTTCTTAGAAGCAAGCGATGTGGGACTTTGGAACGTAAATGATAAACGTTGAAGCCCGAACCAACCtaataacattaaaatattataaacccAATTCAAACCAGGCTATtcgtcccctttttttttttttttttttttttaaacactaAAATTCTGAAATGGTGATTGAGCAAAGCATAATATTGGCTCCTCATTGGAGaccttatattattattattattatatataaacataatttaatcaaaagaaTCCCCAAGTCTGCTTGTTCTTTCGTATTGGGTTTGTTAGTGACCTTACGTAATACATGGTTTTGTCTCATGGCacaacaatttggttaaaattatCACAAATATAAGATATTTCTTACTTTTCTGATCTTCGTCATAAATGATAAATGGAAGAGGAATTGGAAGTCTAAAAATGCTGGTTTTATTTTTAGACAAATACTGAttattaaaaacccaaaaaggatATTATTCCCagatgacattttttttttttttccctcacaaCCTTTTCATTACCTCTACTTCTATGTTCTCTAGTAaaaatgtttgaatttttgacctCTTTAATTCTGTCTTAcatgaaaatttttcaaatttaaatattatatggtTCTTTATACAGTCGTGTATGTTTGTTCATAAGCAGTTTCATGAGAAAAAATttcatgagaaaaaaaaaatatattattttataaataagaaTTTAGAAAGTACAAACAGTTCAAGCGCAtttgaggaaagagaaaaactgTAGAAATAAGACGACGACAATGCAAAATACAAGCATTTTGCAGCATCAATCAACAAACCCATGAAGTTGACTCTCAAGGCTGTAGAGCTCAGTCTGTTAGCAAAGGACAGCACGGTTTCATACTAGACAGCGATTTCCAAAGGTATTAACTTAAGCCTTGTATCTTTGATTCTCTGTCACATCTCGGCTCTTAATTCAATCAAAGTTACACTCTAATCCTCAACTTATATCTGTTTTTACTTCACAGACAACAGAAACGTTTATTTTTGCGAATTTCAATCTGAAATTGATATAAGTTCGCTTTTTTATTTAGTCACTTAATTGCAACCATTTTTGTTCCTGACCATAAAAGATAATTTCTTGCTCTTTCCCTTTGTTTGTTGTTTTCAAGGCTTTGAAAATAGGCAATTTTGGTTGAGAGTGAGAAGAGTAGAATGAAATTGACGCCAAGGGAGGTTGAGAAATTAGGTTTGCACAATGCTGGATATCTTGCACAGAAGCGACTTGCTCGAGGTTTGAAGCTCAATCATACTGAAGCTGCAGCACTCATAGCCTCACAGGTTGTTCGTTCATGACAATCATTTTGCATAATCTATATCTTTAGGATAGCAAGCCTTTTTGGCTGAtacttgaaaataattttgataattgtAGTTATGAGCAAATGTTAAATAGTTTCATATGTTTGTAAATGATATTAAactttatgaaatgatttaataatgaaaaacattttttttctttttgggtgtaAGATTTTGGAGTTTGTTCGTGATGGAGACAGATCTGTGGCAGAATTGATGGACTTAGGGAAACAACTCCTTGGAAGGTAATGCtgtgaaatgtgaaaaaaaaaaatttaaaaatatatatatatttacttccGCAAATATTTTGGTTTGCATAAGACTGATGAGAGATGGATTTTTGAATCAGCAAAGGCAATAGAAATCAGAATTTGGATCTAAAaagcatttaaaattaaatattgtctTCTCTTTTTGAACAGGAGGCAAGTTCTTCCTGCTGTTCCATATCTCTTGGATTCAGTTCAGGTACTGATCTTGTTGAgattgtattatttatactgCTATAGCAGTTCAAATTATACCCCTGGTATGACGTTTTGcttcaattattttaaagaagtaaatttaaatttagGTTGAAGGGACCTTCCCTGATGGGACTAAGTTAATCACCATCCATGATGCCATTGCTAGTGAAAATGGAAATCTGGAGCTAGCTTTACATGGTTCTTTTCTTCCAGGTAAGGGCCTAACTTGTATTGAAAAGATTCAAATTGGTTTCTTTGGGCAACCCCTGGCTCTAGTCTACCAATGTAGTTCCAATTTTTCTTGATTGTCCAAGCAGCTTACATAGAGATTTAATTATACAATCTAAGGCTTCTGGATTCAGAGTTTTGTACattctgtttaaatttttagtatGACTTTCAGATTAAGCTATGTGGAATctgaaactaaatttttttaatttatgaaggTTCTTCTTTCCTTATATTTGCACACTATGAACTACATGATTTATTGTGAAGTAAGGTTCACCCATTAAAAAGATTTCTTGACAGTTGAACAATGATCTACCAACTGTTTGTGCATAGAAAGGTTAGGATAACTCGACTGTAAAATTAATCATTCAATTCCTATCACGTGGTTGTTTTGGTTGAGTTGTCTCAACTCCCACCTATTTGCACTGTCAAGCTCAGTGTAGTAACTGCAAATTCTTCAGGCACCTGTAGTATGTTTAATACCATCAGAAACTAAGTAGATTATGCATCTTCACTTTAAACATGTAAAATTGGAGGAGAACTCCAAAGTCGTAGCATCAATCAGTATCATATAGCATTACTGAGTGAAAATTATTTTGCAGTTCCTCCACTTGAGAAGTTTCCATGGGTTGTAGATAATATTAATCCTGGTGATATAATCTATGGGAGTAGTGATCCTATTGCTATTAATTCTGGAAGGAAAGCAGTGATCCTCAGAGTTGTCAACACTGGAGATAGGCCGATACAGGTCCCTGTCATTAACTTTGCACTCCttgttcttttttcctttttgtttgcaacttagtattttttctttttattctttattaaaactttaaaatactGAACCCTATAAGACAGGTAAACAACGACAGTTGGTATTTGTTTTGGTAATAGAGACTGACAGAGGCAGTCAGGTTGATTTTTAGCTCTCATTTTCTTTGTAATGGTGTCCATACACATTTAATAAGATGCAGAATATTCATTTTTCACTTTGACGTTGGATATTTAGTGAACTAAAAAAACTTGCAATTACATGGTCAATAATATTTTCTAAgataaatacacacacacacacacacacacacatatatatatatatatatatattctcacacTTACTCAAATAAGGGGGATTTTGATTTTATAGATTTGGTGTGTGTGGAGAGAACACTGACATATCTAATCTCTCTTATAAATTGAACTCATGACACCTCATTTGCTCTTTTCTGAaagaatttttcttaaaatataattgTATAGCATTATTTTCAGGTTGGTAGCCACTATCACTTTATTGAGGTCAATCCCTCCTTGGTTTTTGATCGATGGAAAGCATATGGCATGCGCCTCAACATAGCAGCTGGCACAGCCACACGATTCGAGGTTGTATTTTTTACCTtcatatgtttttgttttgatgtGAGGCCTTTGAACTATCATTGGGATATATGATATTATCCTCTTGGAATAAGAGCTAATTCTTCACTAAAATAGTGATGTGCTGACATGTTTAGCCTTTTTGTTAATCTTCTCTAGGTCCAAGTACTTCAATATAACATAGTTTTTGCTTTGCCAGCCTGGGGATTGTAAAAAAGTCACACTTGTAAAGATTGGAGGTAACAGAGTGATCAGAGGAGGAAATGGCATTGCAGATGGTCCAGTTGATGATGCCAAATTCAAAGAAGTCATGGAAGCTGTAAAATCAAGAGGCTttggaaataaagaagaagaaaatgctaGGTGTATAACATTCTACCCTGAcactttgttttatttctttcctGTTAACATTTCCTTTGTGTGATTGGGTAAAcactttgttttatttcttctaCCATGATGATTAAGCATACCTGAAGATGTCTAACCTCAGAATTGATTTCGCAGTGAAGGTGTTACTGGAATAGAATCAGCTTTCACCACAAAAATTTCTCGTGAAAAATATGCTACAATGTATGGTCCCACAACTGGTGACAAAATTCTTCTTGGTGATACTAACTTGTATGCTGAAATAGAAAGCGATTTTGCTGTATATGGTGATGAAAGTGTATTTGGAGGTGGCAAAGTTATAAGAGATGGGATGGGCCAGTCTTGTGGACATCCACCAACTGGCTCTCTGGATACTGTTATAACTAATGCTGTGATCATTGATTATAGCGGAATTATTAAAGCAGATATCGGTATCAAAGATGGTCGTATTGCTTCCATTGGGAAAGCTGGCAATCCAGATATCATGGATGGTGTTTTTTCTAATATGATCATCGGGGTAAATCTTTTCTCACAATGCAGCTGTAAGATGTATAATTGCCAACCATGTCAATGGCATATGCTTAACCATTTTTCACTATTAGGTCAACACTGAGGTAATTGCCGGGGAAGGAATGATAGTAACTGCAGGGGCTATAGACTGTCATGTACACTTCATTTGCCCTCAGTTGGCATTTGAAGCAATATCAAGTGGTAAGCTGCATAACTGCAAATACTTTTTGCTGTAATGGTGCTTATGACATATGTACAGATATTTATCCATGTACACAGAGAATAAATAGTAAATGAATTAGCTCAGAATACAGAAATATTGGCAggaggttaaatattttaagcgATAGCATGTCAAATAATTGTAGGGAAAAATTGGGAAGTTGCTTTCTGTTTATTATGCTAATGCCACTTTCTTAAATCAGAAGATGTTTGTGAATAAATTGGCTTATTCCTTTGCTGTATGCCTCTTCTTGAAAATGAATATGATTtacttttagaaattttaacaTGTGTTTGACTtagatataaaagaaaagaaatatctGTTTGAAATGCTCTGGGACATTATTTTTACTGActctattttccaaaaattccaTTGGCAGGCATCACAACACTAGTAGGAGGTGGAACAGGACCTGCCGATGGAACTCGTGCAACAACTTGTACACCAGCGCCATCACAAATGAAACTTATGCTGCAATCAACTGATGACCTGCCTCTAAATTTTGGTTTTACAGGGAAGGTGTGTTTAATTGTTCATGCCTTTTTAAATTCCTCCGTATTGTCCCTTTGCCTACTCATATTTATAGAACAGACTAAAtcctcaatctctctctctctctctctctctctctgtgtctacatatatatattttctccttGTCATACCTCTTTTTTACTTTAGGGTAACAGTTCCACATCTATAGAGCTACATGAAATAGTCAAAGCTGGGGCAATGGGATTGAAGCTTCATGAGGACTGGGGAACTACCCCTGTTGCAATAGATGAATGTTTGACTGTTGCAGAACAACATGACATCCAGGTACTGCATTTTTTGTCTTATTTTAGATTCCTGGGAACTTTTTAgtgaatttcaatttcaaatttatatatatcggCTATAATCAGATTTTcttaatgatttttaatttgtcAGGTTAATATCCATACAGACACCTTGAATGAATCTGGATTTGTGGAACAAACAATTGCTGCTTTTAAAGGAAGAACCATCCATACTTATCATAGGTATAAGTAGCAGACTATGTTAACTTCACATTTGCTTCCACAAGATATTGGCCACAGCTTGATGTCTGCTCTGTTGGTTTTATATTCTACATTTCCTAGGTTTTTTCACTTTTCAGCTATTTCAGTTTTCTGATGCCTGCCCTTGGTATCCTTTTGGACAGTGAAGGTGCAGGGGGAGGCCATGCTCCAGATATCATCAAAGTATGTGGTGTGAAGAATGTCCTACCTTCATCAACGAATCCAACACGGCCTTTCACCTACAATACTGTAGATGAGCATCTTGACATGTTGGTATGAGAAgatatagaaaatattaaaacagcATGCACTATGGAATTGCAATTCACTCAATTTTGTTCTGATTCACACAGATGGTCTGCCATCACCTTGACAAGAACATTCCAGAAGATGTACAGTTTGCTGAATCAAGGATAAGGGCCGAAACAATTGCTGCAGAAGATATTTTGCATGATATGGGAGCAATTAGCATTATATCTTCTGATTCACAAGCTATGGGTCGAATTGGAGAGGTTTTTAattcttctttccttttctcaGAAATCTTTTAACTGAAATATAAAACTCTTTACATGATAATTCATAACCTTTACAATATTCAATAACTTTAAAGGTAGTTCCTATTTATAACTATTGATAATAAAAAGGCAACTCAACTATAAGAACATAATTGCAACTTATAATTGAGAGACCATATACTTCTGAGCTAaggatatttcatatatattatttatttattttatcaggTGATAAGCAGAACTTGGCAAACTGCCCACAAAATGAAGTCACAAAGAGGGTCTATTGGCCCTAGTGGATCGCTCAATGATAACTTTCGAATCAAAAGATACATTGCCAAGTACACTATAAATCCAGCGATAGCTAATGGGCTTTCTCAGTATGTTGGTTCGGTTGAGGTGTGCTACTTTTAGCTCCTATTTATCATATTCTTTTTACTTTCTGAGCTGTAACACAATTGAACAATTTTATGTATCAAGTTGTATATATTTGGAATTCTATGGATTGTTCTTTCATGGATAGCTAATCATATCTGCATATTGCATGTGCATGCTATATTATGGATTCCATAAATCATTCTATACAACAAAGTAATCCACTGTAGATATCCAAGTGGTCAAAATTATTTGATATCAGTCTCATTTTTGCATTTAGATGCAGTTTGCATTTTTTTACACTTTAGTTTACTGGTTTATGGGATTCATCAACCTCTGTCGGACAATGTAGTTACAAGGTTgtgattaatgaaaataaagttGAGAGTCTAACTTCCATCTTGTGAGTTTCGCCTGCAGGTGGGAAAGTTGGCTGATCTTGTTCTATGGAAACCATCATTTTTTGGGGCAAAACCAGAAATGGTCATTAAAGGTGGCGTAATTGCTTGGGCTAATATGGGTGATCCAAATGCAAGCATCCCTACACCTGAACCAGTTAGGTTTTTCTTctttacatttaattttaattttctcaatCTTATACATCCAAGGGTGCTTAGCTGGTTAACAAGCATTTATATTGAGGCCCCGGGCATTTATTTCACTTCACAAATGGAAAGTGACTGCACAAGAAGTTTCTGAAATAGTCCAGAATACCAAGATTAATGACATTATATTCCTTCTGCAGGTTATGATGAGACCAATGTTTGGAGCATTTGGCAAAGCCGGTAGTTCTCATTCTATTGCATTTGTCAGCAGGGTATGCATCACACTCTCTCTCACTCACGCACACATGCATCAAACATTCATAagagttaattttctttttcacgaACAGGCTGCAATGGAGAATGGAGTGAAAGACTTATACGGACTGCACAAGATGGTAAGAGAAGTGAGCAATGTTAGGAGCCTCACCAAACTTGACATGAAGCTCAACGATGCGCTTCCAAACATCACGGTCGACCCCGAGGCATATACGGTTACAGCAGATGGTGAGGTTCTTACCTGTGCTGCTGCCACCACTGTTCCCCTCTCTAAGAATTActtcctcttttaagctctcaaaACTTACTTCATACTATTTCTATAAAACTGTGACAAACCAATTGGTGAtccttgaaaataattaaaaaattgaaaaaaaaaatctttgtacTTGTGATCTGTATGCTGCACGTGGTGAATGCAGTAGATAGCTAAAACAATATCTATAGTTCTTTCTATAAGTCAGGGGATAAGAGAAATAGAGACCACGGAGCATACAATTTGTAcgaaaaagagagagataatAATGATGATCATTTTGAGTGCAAGTTATATCTTTGCCCATCTTCCGTGACCTTCCTTTGCGACATCATTTTAGAGAATCTATGGACTGTTTGGTGTTTGGCCATCTGtgtaaaatagaaaactattttcaaaataaaagattacttgtttaacattaatttttaaaaacaattctagaaaacaaatgaaaaaaaaaaaattggaaaacaataaaatgatattttcacctattttgaaaataataaaatatatattattttatttttttttcatcgtTTCTCTTTCTTACAGAGAGAAAATTATagagaaaaaatattactttaattttttggaatatcctagagaaagaaatttgtagagagagaaagatagaatATTATGCCTTGATAAATgtatccaattaaatttttttattcttttattatatcttcctcatttttttaaaaaaaaaatttaatagaacaacttaaaaaaataactattcttttttttattttttaatcctttataagttatattaattattttttattattattttttatttttttttccttcgttATATACCTActagttttttatttcttttatcttacttattttatcagttttttttggggcaaatattttttatatcaattatttattttgctattttgtttttttttccttatcaaatattctctctctttctcttttctattttgttctttttcctaatttttcatttttcctttattccattatttttttcttattttccatttctatcatttttttttattttttaatttttactttttttattgtttttttgtttttctataagttattcttttttttttcccttatctctattttttatttctccatatttcccattgtatttatttttttccttttcctctaCAACAGTGTCAAAAAGATTTAAACATGTAGTTTAACTATGTTGGTAACATATAAAAGTtagtagttttattattatgctaATATAAGATTTTATGGATGTTTATAGTTGAAAATATTATGTTAGACGTgtagaatttaattatttaattaatgcaAAATCCCAAGTCCCTATAATTATTTGCTTGAAACTCacattaaagaattaaaagcatatattgtataatatcaataaggtttaaaaattaattaatgaaaagatAATTTACTAATAACGTGGAACAACGGTTAGTCATACAAAAAGTGGAAACGCATAGCTCTAAAAGCCAACTATAAATCAatgacaaattaaatatatataataaaaaaattaccattatCTCCTCTCAAATTTCAAacagttttcatttttatttcctattatttcattcacacccttcaaaataatttcatctaCATCCCTTATAATAGTCCcaattgtaattttcaaaatctgaaaggctaaattgaaattaatgcaaACCTGTGAGTTTACATGAAATattctcaaaaaaatatatagctataaatattatatataatgttaatcaattaataataattaaaaaaaaatcaacagtaaataaatgttatattttatatatattattcattaatatgtaaatacattaatatatatatatatatataaatataaatattatagctatatattatatataagattccttgtatgttaaaaaaaaatagaaaaaaatgaattttttttttaaaaatttaaaagttatttagccaaatatgttttctgtttttttagttttgaaaattgttttcatgTATTAATGGCCAAAAGCTTTTCGTTTTCATTAAACAGCAGAAAATAGTTTTCTATtctctattttgaaaataatgttttaaaaacagaaaatagaaaACTGTTTCTACTGTTTAATGAAAACGATGAGTGTTTGGCCATTAatacttgaaaacaattttcaaaactaaaataatagaaaacatGTTTggcta is a genomic window containing:
- the LOC107428356 gene encoding adenylate kinase 4 isoform X1, with protein sequence MGSSAVALDDISSVDIMSELLRRFKCSSKPEKRLILVGPPGSGKGTQSPIIKEDYCLCHLATGDMLRAAVAAETPLGIKAKEAMNKGELVSDDLVVGIIDEAIKKPSCQKGFILDGFPRTVVQAKKLDEMLEKQGTKIDKVLNFAIEDSILEERITGRWIHPSSGRSYHTKFAPPKVAGVDDVTGEPLIQRKDDTAEVLKSRLEAFHKQTQPVIDYYANKGVISQLHAEKPPKEVTIEVHKVLSS
- the LOC107428356 gene encoding adenylate kinase 4 isoform X2, which gives rise to MAGPPGSGKGTQSPIIKEDYCLCHLATGDMLRAAVAAETPLGIKAKEAMNKGELVSDDLVVGIIDEAIKKPSCQKGFILDGFPRTVVQAKKLDEMLEKQGTKIDKVLNFAIEDSILEERITGRWIHPSSGRSYHTKFAPPKVAGVDDVTGEPLIQRKDDTAEVLKSRLEAFHKQTQPVIDYYANKGVISQLHAEKPPKEVTIEVHKVLSS
- the LOC107428375 gene encoding urease, with amino-acid sequence MKLTPREVEKLGLHNAGYLAQKRLARGLKLNHTEAAALIASQILEFVRDGDRSVAELMDLGKQLLGRRQVLPAVPYLLDSVQVEGTFPDGTKLITIHDAIASENGNLELALHGSFLPVPPLEKFPWVVDNINPGDIIYGSSDPIAINSGRKAVILRVVNTGDRPIQVGSHYHFIEVNPSLVFDRWKAYGMRLNIAAGTATRFEPGDCKKVTLVKIGGNRVIRGGNGIADGPVDDAKFKEVMEAVKSRGFGNKEEENASEGVTGIESAFTTKISREKYATMYGPTTGDKILLGDTNLYAEIESDFAVYGDESVFGGGKVIRDGMGQSCGHPPTGSLDTVITNAVIIDYSGIIKADIGIKDGRIASIGKAGNPDIMDGVFSNMIIGVNTEVIAGEGMIVTAGAIDCHVHFICPQLAFEAISSGITTLVGGGTGPADGTRATTCTPAPSQMKLMLQSTDDLPLNFGFTGKGNSSTSIELHEIVKAGAMGLKLHEDWGTTPVAIDECLTVAEQHDIQVNIHTDTLNESGFVEQTIAAFKGRTIHTYHSEGAGGGHAPDIIKVCGVKNVLPSSTNPTRPFTYNTVDEHLDMLMVCHHLDKNIPEDVQFAESRIRAETIAAEDILHDMGAISIISSDSQAMGRIGEVISRTWQTAHKMKSQRGSIGPSGSLNDNFRIKRYIAKYTINPAIANGLSQYVGSVEVGKLADLVLWKPSFFGAKPEMVIKGGVIAWANMGDPNASIPTPEPVMMRPMFGAFGKAGSSHSIAFVSRAAMENGVKDLYGLHKMVREVSNVRSLTKLDMKLNDALPNITVDPEAYTVTADGEVLTCAAATTVPLSKNYFLF